TCGCTTATATATGCGGCGTTCGGGGTGTCGTTCGGGCCGGGCTCATCGTAAAAGCCGCTCCAGTTGGTCATGATAATCCCCCTCGGGTAAGAATGGCTGAAGACCTTCATGAGGTGTATAGGCCCAGAGGTTTTGGAAATTTCTGAAAGCATCTTCAAAAATTCCTTGCCGTTATGGGGTTTTATCACTATGTGGCCAGTTTTGAAAGCCCTGTAATCGAAAGCGCCTTCGTGGCCGTACCCTTGAGCAGAGACGGCGACAGCGACATTTGTCATTTTGGCTACCTCCCTGAAAAGGAGCTTTCTATATAATATTCGGCGGTTAAGATTTTGCGCCCCGCATTTTGCGCTTTTACCGCGACTTAATTTGACGACGGACTTCTGCTATGGTTTTCGGGCTTTACTTATGCAGAATCCATACCGTCCTTACCAGGATTTTAAGTGGATTTGGAAATTAATTCATAACTTAGCTTAAAAGGAGGACGGATGGTGGGAAAATAGTCCCTGTTTTACTGGCGGTGATAATCACCTATATGACAAATAGGGTTGAAAAACAGAAAAGAATGGAGTGAAGTATTTGAGCATTATTGACCAGATAAAAAAAGAGTTGAGTGAATACATCGATAATGAAAAGGCTGCCTTTCTGCCGCGATTTTTCCGTGCCTTTGAAGGAGGTTACGGGGAAGGAGATCGTTTTATAGGAGTTTCCGTACCTAACCAAAGGAAAGTTGCCAAAAGGTATTTTAATTCTATCGACATAAAAGATATTGAAAGATTGCTTAACGAACCGGTTCATGAGTATAGGCTCACCGCGCTTTTCATGCTGGTCTATAAATTCGAAAAGGCTAAAGATGAACGGGAAAGGGAAGAAATAGTAAATACATACCTCAGAAATATTAAGGCGGTTAATAACTGGGACCTGGTTGACTCCTCCGCACCGAAGATTTTAGGGCCCTATCTTTTTAATAAGGACAAGTCCATACTGTATGATATGGCCCGAACACCGGATTTGTGGAAACAAAGAATCGCCATAATGTCAACATTTTATTTCATAAAACAGGGCGAGTTTGATGATGCATTAAATGTTGCGCGGATATTATTGAACCACGAACATGACCTAGTACATAAGGCGGTAGGCTGGATGCTCAGGGAAATCGGGAATAGGAACTTTGATGTTGAATACGAATTTCTTAAGGAGAATTACAAAGTTATGCCCAGGACTATGCTGCGCTATGCCATAGAAAAGTTTGAACCGGAATTAAGGCAGCAGTTCTTGGAAGGACTTATATAATCTATATATCGCCCGAAACATTAAGTGAGGAGATAGCATGAAACAATACGGCATATTTGCATGGTTTGGATACCTGCTCCCGATGGAGACGCGGCTCCGCCTTATATCAGAGGCGGGCTTCGATTGCGTTATGCTGTGGTGGGGGGACGAATTCTACGATACGGATGGGGAAAAAACAGGACACGTTGATCTTGCGCGAAGGTACGGACTCAATGTTGTAAATGCCCACGCACCGTATGAGCATGCAGACTATCTTTGGGACGACGGCGTGAACGGTGACGCTTATGAAGCTTTGCTTTCCGAATGCATCAAGACCTGTGCGGCTTGTGAAATACCGACTCTAGTCATTCATCCAACAGGTGGCCCTTCTCCTTCGTTTCCGGTAGGAAATACGGGTATTCAAAGACTTTTACGGCTTTTGGAGGAAGCTTCACGATTGGGGGTTACACTAGCGCTTGAAAATTTGCAGCGGCCAGATTACCTTGAATACATTTTTTGTAACATTAGCTCTGATTATTTGGGCTTTTGCTATGATAGTGGTCATGCCTTTTTGGTATCCGGCGGACTTTCACTACTTGACAGATACGGACATCTGCTCAGAGCTCTTCACCTTCACGATAATGATGGATCGGAAGATCAGCATCTGGTGCCGGGTGAAGGGAACATCGATTGGGAAGACCTTAGGCTCCACTTGGATGCGGTAGGCTACAGCGGCCCAATTACGCTGGAGTGTTGCGCACCATGGCACCCCGATATAAAAGACGCCAGCTGCGAATCGCCAGAATCTTATCTGGCTCGTGCTCTTAAAGCGGCTAAAAAGCTTTTCCGGTGAAGCTCCTACCCTCTTTTCTGCATGCTATTCTATCCTTTCCTTGGTGTCCGGGTACAATTCCAAGAAAGGTGGTAAGTTTCTGTGAAAAGAACTAAAGAACATTTTAGAGGCTGCCTTTTGGGTGAAGCCACCGGTGATGCCTTAGGCCGGCCTGTTGAGTTTTTAAGACCAAATGAAATTAAGAAGGAATATGGAGAAAACGGTATAACTGACCTTATTACGGACATAAACGGCAAGGCAGGAATTACCGATGATACTCAAATAACTTTATTCACCGCAGAGGACTTACTGCGAGCCGAAACTAGAGGGAGGGAGAAGGGAATCTGCCACCTACATTCTGTAGTCTATCATGCGTACCTTCGGTGGCTTCAGACTCAAGGCTACCCCCAAGACTCCGAAAAGGACTTTATTTATGATGGGTTGTTGATAACTGTAAAGGAACTTTACGCAAGACGCGGGCCGGGGAGCACGTGCCTTTCCGCGTTATCAAGCGGCAGGATGGGGACGATTGAACAGCCGGTAAATAACAGCAAGGGCTGTGGCGGGGTTATGAGGGTGACCCCGATATGACTGTTTTGCCGCAGAGAAAAAGCGTTCAAGACTATTATAGAAAAAAGACTAATTTAAGAAGTATCGACAATCTACCTGAATAGTAAAAGTTGCTAAAATTTTAAACGAATGAAGGTCCGGGGTGATTGTCTTTCCCAATCCTAAATGGTAAAATTAACTAAATGACAGTTATGGAGGTCGGGCTATGTATCGCCCGTTCTTATTTGTCTTTTTATTCTTTGCTGCGGGCATTGTTGCTGGAGAATACATAAAAATTTTATGGCCCTTTGCTTTGGCGCTTATAGCAGGTTTTGGATTTTATTTTTTTGCACGGGATTTTCGAAAGACGGTTTTTCTGGGAATTATTGTATTTACTGCGGGGGCTTTATACCACAATTTCTGGTCTACCAATTTGGAAGGCACCATAGCAAATTATGCGGGAAATTATAGAACCGTAGTTGGCGTTGTGGTTTCGCCGCCGGAGGTTGATGAAACAAAAGTAACTTACGAAGTCAAGACTTTATATATTTTACAGGACGGTAAATACATTAAAGCTCCGGGCAAAATTCGTGTATCGGTAGCCCGTAAAGATTCAGCGGAATTATTGAATTACGGCGATGCGACGGAGTTTTCTGGGTTTCTTCGTATACCAACCAACTATGAAAATCCTGGTGGATTCGATTACAGGGCATATCTTGTGCAAAAGGGCATAACGGCTACGATGTTTTCCCGGGAAATGAAATATTTGGGCAGGGCTGATGTAAACCCGCTGGTAAAATCCGCTTTAGATTTTAGGGAAAGGATACAAAATTTTTACCGGCGCGCGCTTTCACCTAAACTAGCATCCCTGCTTTCGGGAATCGTGCTGGGTCTTAAAGGGGATATCCCGGAAGATGTTTTAAAAGCTTTTAGCGATGGAGGAGTTCTCCATGTCCTAACGGCTTCGGGATTGAACGTTGGCATAGTTTACGCCGCAGTGGAAGGGGTATTGAAATTTTTAAAGCTTTCCCCGAGGGCTTGTTTCTTTTTTGGCAACATCGCTGTTTTATTTTATTCGCTAATGGCGGGGATGTCGCCGCCGGTTTTGAGAGCGGCGGTAATGCTGGAAGTGGTTATGCTCGGAAGGTTGATCGGAAGGAAAAGCGATCCGCTAAACAGCCTCGGTTTTGCCGGTTTTCTGCTGCTTTTGGCAAACAGCTTCAATATTTTCTCGGCTAGCTTTCAACTTTCCTTTGCTGCGACATTAGGTATAATCTTATTTTTCAAGCCTTTACAGCGATTTTTCGTTTCAATTCCCGCTTTCTTCCGTGATTCCCTGGCAGTCCTCATATCCGCTCAATTGCTGCTTTTTCCTTTCTTAGCATATTATTTTCACAAAATATCCTTAGCAGGCTTTTTGTTAAACTTCATTATAGTGCCGCTGGCTGGAGCAGCCCTCTTAGGAGGATTTTTGACGGGTATCGTGAGTTTCCTTCCGTTTTTTGCTGTCCCGATTGTAAAAATAACCGGAGTGCTGGTCTTTTTGATGGATTGGGTAACGACCTTGGCGTCAAGGCTGCCTTTTGCTACCTTCTCGGTTCCTTCTTTAGGACCTCTTGCGGTCTTGGCATATTTTGCCCTG
The DNA window shown above is from Thermosediminibacter oceani DSM 16646 and carries:
- a CDS encoding DNA alkylation repair protein, with amino-acid sequence MSIIDQIKKELSEYIDNEKAAFLPRFFRAFEGGYGEGDRFIGVSVPNQRKVAKRYFNSIDIKDIERLLNEPVHEYRLTALFMLVYKFEKAKDEREREEIVNTYLRNIKAVNNWDLVDSSAPKILGPYLFNKDKSILYDMARTPDLWKQRIAIMSTFYFIKQGEFDDALNVARILLNHEHDLVHKAVGWMLREIGNRNFDVEYEFLKENYKVMPRTMLRYAIEKFEPELRQQFLEGLI
- a CDS encoding sugar phosphate isomerase/epimerase family protein, translated to MKQYGIFAWFGYLLPMETRLRLISEAGFDCVMLWWGDEFYDTDGEKTGHVDLARRYGLNVVNAHAPYEHADYLWDDGVNGDAYEALLSECIKTCAACEIPTLVIHPTGGPSPSFPVGNTGIQRLLRLLEEASRLGVTLALENLQRPDYLEYIFCNISSDYLGFCYDSGHAFLVSGGLSLLDRYGHLLRALHLHDNDGSEDQHLVPGEGNIDWEDLRLHLDAVGYSGPITLECCAPWHPDIKDASCESPESYLARALKAAKKLFR
- a CDS encoding ADP-ribosylglycohydrolase family protein, whose protein sequence is MKRTKEHFRGCLLGEATGDALGRPVEFLRPNEIKKEYGENGITDLITDINGKAGITDDTQITLFTAEDLLRAETRGREKGICHLHSVVYHAYLRWLQTQGYPQDSEKDFIYDGLLITVKELYARRGPGSTCLSALSSGRMGTIEQPVNNSKGCGGVMRVTPI
- a CDS encoding DNA internalization-related competence protein ComEC/Rec2; the protein is MYRPFLFVFLFFAAGIVAGEYIKILWPFALALIAGFGFYFFARDFRKTVFLGIIVFTAGALYHNFWSTNLEGTIANYAGNYRTVVGVVVSPPEVDETKVTYEVKTLYILQDGKYIKAPGKIRVSVARKDSAELLNYGDATEFSGFLRIPTNYENPGGFDYRAYLVQKGITATMFSREMKYLGRADVNPLVKSALDFRERIQNFYRRALSPKLASLLSGIVLGLKGDIPEDVLKAFSDGGVLHVLTASGLNVGIVYAAVEGVLKFLKLSPRACFFFGNIAVLFYSLMAGMSPPVLRAAVMLEVVMLGRLIGRKSDPLNSLGFAGFLLLLANSFNIFSASFQLSFAATLGIILFFKPLQRFFVSIPAFFRDSLAVLISAQLLLFPFLAYYFHKISLAGFLLNFIIVPLAGAALLGGFLTGIVSFLPFFAVPIVKITGVLVFLMDWVTTLASRLPFATFSVPSLGPLAVLAYFALIAAVFAPVEALGIKRRQKFAVIGLCFLIVAWSIFWVKPGFEVTFLDVGQGDCIFIKTKDGGTVLIDGGGMPAYYKGSFDIGEDVVLPYLYEQGVRKLDVVVFTHFDSDHAGGLLSIIEEMDVNAVVIGHPDYSEIYRKMVEVAAKKKIPVLTVSRGDIFRVGEAVFHVLNPKKHELFEDDNDNSVVLKMIYRGFRFLFTGDLGFEGEKDVMAECDVEADVLKIAHHGSNTSTSPEFLNKVNPDFAVISVGKNNSFGHPSPRVIELLEKSKIKVFRTDIHGAISFKIRGNNVRLYTQKKIN